The Streptomyces avermitilis MA-4680 = NBRC 14893 genome contains a region encoding:
- a CDS encoding ATP-grasp domain-containing protein gives MARIALVTYRPDEGETSADRDLPVLVEALRAAGADAASRYWDDPDADWGSYDLVVIRSTWDYSWRAAEFVAWAERCGQLTRLANPAAVVRWNTDKRYLGELAGAGVPVVPTRYLAPGDPLGLPDDHEYVVKPTSGAGARLAARYTPGERETAVRQLARMHEQGLTAMVQPYLTHIDTTGERALQFFGGRFLHASRKGAVLAPGTPYDADKIPHPRLRPWQPTPDELAVAESALAAVPDAPELLYARVDLVDDEKGRPVVMELELVEPNLFLWLHPNSLPVVVDAVIAAAR, from the coding sequence GTGGCCCGTATCGCGCTCGTCACCTACCGGCCCGACGAGGGCGAGACCAGCGCGGACCGCGACCTCCCGGTGCTGGTCGAGGCCTTGCGGGCGGCCGGGGCCGACGCGGCGTCCCGGTACTGGGACGATCCGGACGCCGACTGGGGCTCGTACGACCTCGTGGTGATCCGCTCCACGTGGGACTACAGCTGGCGGGCGGCGGAGTTCGTGGCCTGGGCCGAGCGGTGCGGACAGCTCACCCGCCTCGCCAATCCGGCGGCGGTCGTGCGCTGGAACACCGACAAGCGGTACCTCGGGGAGCTGGCGGGGGCAGGGGTTCCCGTCGTCCCGACCCGGTATCTCGCGCCGGGTGACCCCCTCGGCCTGCCCGACGACCACGAGTACGTCGTGAAGCCCACCTCAGGCGCGGGCGCCCGGCTCGCCGCCCGCTACACCCCGGGCGAGCGGGAGACGGCCGTACGACAGCTCGCGCGGATGCACGAGCAGGGGCTCACCGCGATGGTGCAGCCGTACCTCACCCACATCGACACCACCGGCGAGCGGGCGCTCCAGTTCTTCGGCGGTCGCTTTCTGCACGCCAGCCGAAAGGGGGCCGTACTCGCCCCCGGCACGCCCTACGACGCCGACAAGATCCCCCACCCCCGGCTGCGGCCCTGGCAGCCGACCCCGGACGAACTCGCCGTCGCCGAAAGCGCGTTGGCCGCCGTACCGGACGCCCCCGAACTGCTCTACGCGCGCGTGGACCTCGTCGACGACGAAAAGGGCCGTCCGGTCGTCATGGAGCTGGAACTCGTCGAACCGAACCTCTTCCTGTGGCTGCACCCAAACTCGCTGCCCGTGGTCGTGGACGCGGTCATCGCGGCTGCCCGGTGA
- a CDS encoding FkbM family methyltransferase, producing MTLTLAARLAPFLPTRLVAAAARLLYPRFEPELARLGDLCPPDCRTAVDVGGWYGPWTRLMSRRADRVVTIEPVPHLARLLAAVAPPNVRVVRAAASDRPGTAPLWLPPDDAGDRGVSSLVRRDIHARALEVPCVTLDGLGLRDVGFVKIDVDGNELAVLRGATTLLTRDRPALFIELETRIQPIGPVVDFLAGLGYAGWVLPGRTWLPLDRAILEAHQARTSYVVSHGLLRRALPFRGPRYVNSALFLPDGRRPGARRVRDDGPHALRKATRPIRSSP from the coding sequence ATGACCCTCACACTGGCCGCCCGGCTCGCCCCGTTCCTGCCCACCCGCCTGGTCGCGGCGGCCGCCCGGCTCCTCTACCCTCGCTTCGAACCGGAACTCGCCCGCCTCGGCGACCTCTGCCCGCCGGACTGCCGCACGGCGGTGGACGTCGGCGGCTGGTACGGCCCCTGGACGCGCCTCATGTCGAGACGGGCCGACCGGGTCGTCACCATCGAACCGGTCCCCCACCTGGCGCGGCTGCTGGCCGCCGTCGCCCCGCCCAACGTCCGCGTGGTCCGGGCCGCCGCGTCCGACCGTCCGGGCACGGCCCCTCTCTGGCTGCCGCCGGACGACGCGGGCGACCGGGGCGTCTCCTCCCTGGTCCGCCGGGACATCCACGCCCGCGCGCTGGAGGTCCCGTGCGTCACCCTCGACGGCCTGGGCCTGCGCGACGTCGGCTTCGTCAAGATCGACGTGGACGGCAACGAGCTGGCGGTCCTGCGGGGCGCGACCACCCTACTCACCCGCGACCGGCCGGCCCTGTTCATCGAACTGGAGACCAGGATCCAGCCGATCGGCCCGGTCGTCGACTTCCTCGCCGGCCTCGGCTACGCGGGCTGGGTCCTCCCCGGCCGGACCTGGCTGCCGCTGGACCGGGCGATCCTGGAGGCGCACCAGGCCCGGACGTCGTACGTGGTCTCGCACGGCCTGCTGCGCCGGGCCCTCCCCTTCCGCGGCCCGCGCTATGTGAACTCGGCGCTCTTCCTCCCGGACGGCCGCCGCCCGGGCGCCCGGCGGGTGCGCGACGATGGACCGCATGCCCTCCGCAAAGCGACCCGACCGATCCGGTCCTCCCCCTAG
- a CDS encoding Trm112 family protein yields MNPDDPLLKILACPLDKGPLHLLVPDSEKDGVLYNPRLHRRYPIVDGIPQLLPSSGEQVTEDEHEELLRRMTP; encoded by the coding sequence GTGAACCCCGACGACCCGCTGCTGAAGATACTGGCCTGCCCGCTGGACAAGGGTCCGCTGCACCTGCTCGTACCGGACTCCGAGAAGGACGGGGTGCTCTACAACCCGCGCCTGCACCGCCGTTACCCCATCGTCGACGGCATCCCGCAGCTGCTGCCGTCCTCGGGCGAACAGGTCACCGAGGACGAGCACGAGGAGCTGCTGAGGCGGATGACCCCATGA
- a CDS encoding class I SAM-dependent methyltransferase → MTTTTPVRNGLRDFYEDPAVPVASGTPRSLRQARMLAAALGPATAGAKTVLDIGCGDGTAAATAAPFLAGHRLVGVDWSQDALRRAHTRLPYAVRGELTDGGLPFASATADAVLFSEVIEHLVDPDGALDEIRRVLRPGGHLMLSTPNLAAWYNRALLLAGVQPVFSEVSLRAIHGRPGTEVVGHLRLCTARALRELMTASGFEVVRLRGAPFHGVPRPLRPLDRLACAVPSAASLLLLHARRT, encoded by the coding sequence ATGACGACAACCACCCCCGTACGCAATGGACTTCGGGACTTCTATGAGGATCCCGCCGTCCCCGTCGCCTCCGGCACCCCGCGCAGCCTGCGGCAGGCCCGCATGCTGGCCGCCGCCCTCGGCCCGGCCACCGCGGGCGCGAAGACCGTTCTCGACATCGGCTGCGGCGACGGCACCGCGGCCGCCACCGCGGCCCCGTTCCTCGCCGGGCACCGGCTCGTCGGTGTCGACTGGTCCCAGGACGCCCTCAGGCGCGCGCACACCCGGCTGCCGTACGCCGTGCGCGGTGAACTCACCGACGGGGGGCTGCCGTTCGCGTCCGCCACCGCCGACGCCGTCCTGTTCAGCGAGGTGATCGAGCATCTCGTGGACCCGGACGGCGCCCTCGACGAGATCCGCCGCGTGCTGCGCCCCGGAGGTCATCTCATGCTCTCCACCCCGAACCTGGCCGCCTGGTACAACCGGGCGCTGCTGCTCGCCGGCGTACAGCCCGTCTTCTCGGAGGTCAGCCTGCGCGCGATCCACGGCCGCCCGGGCACCGAGGTGGTGGGCCATCTGCGGCTGTGCACCGCCCGTGCGCTGCGGGAGCTGATGACGGCATCGGGCTTCGAGGTCGTACGGCTGCGGGGTGCGCCCTTCCACGGCGTACCGCGCCCCCTGCGCCCGCTGGACCGCCTCGCCTGCGCGGTCCCGTCGGCGGCCTCGCTGCTGCTTCTGCACGCCCGAAGGACGTAG
- a CDS encoding condensation protein: MTAVEHPARDGTNGPARRPRRIPFPVVDEVARHCLQEEEPETVHIEVHLPGRLDPARLRTAFTRALHRHPRILMREAEGPWYRRRYEWELTPDPDVDVVSFPPPDRDALKHARDRALGAAPPLTASPPIRLEVVDEDDPSHGTVLFLTINHTALDGPACLRVLATAAELYGGRDNSPSAPPVRTPDAPLEQVDTPSTWTPPARVAHGAPEPSPGNGVLVTELSVPHRPKGAPYTVNDQLMVATALMIAHWNREHGARPRPLRITMPVDDRPRGTDMPIGNGTRLVEVPFAPAELTSVDRGSMPDLLRRTADRTRALKSLPRPQLGHGAALLTAPVVPVPWRAALTRGLRRAAAPWTSTTLLSNIGRIPYALDFGDTAGRARAVWFSAPARMPRGLTVTTASTAGRLHLALRWSRTLLSHGDGAHLRDLFEQSLHATQERHP; the protein is encoded by the coding sequence ATGACCGCGGTGGAGCACCCGGCACGCGACGGCACGAACGGCCCCGCGCGGCGGCCGCGGCGCATCCCGTTCCCCGTGGTCGACGAGGTGGCCCGGCACTGTCTCCAGGAGGAGGAGCCGGAGACGGTCCACATCGAGGTGCATCTGCCGGGCCGCCTGGACCCGGCCCGCCTGCGCACGGCGTTCACGCGGGCCCTGCACCGCCACCCCCGCATCCTGATGCGCGAGGCCGAGGGCCCCTGGTACCGCCGTCGCTACGAGTGGGAGCTGACGCCGGACCCGGACGTGGACGTGGTGTCGTTCCCGCCGCCGGACCGGGACGCCCTCAAACACGCCCGGGACCGCGCCCTGGGCGCCGCCCCGCCGCTCACCGCCTCGCCGCCGATCCGCCTCGAAGTGGTCGACGAGGACGACCCGTCGCACGGCACCGTCCTCTTCCTCACCATCAACCACACCGCCCTGGACGGCCCCGCGTGCCTGCGCGTCCTGGCCACCGCGGCGGAGCTGTACGGCGGCCGCGACAACTCCCCGTCGGCGCCTCCCGTACGGACGCCGGACGCTCCCCTGGAGCAGGTGGACACCCCGTCGACCTGGACCCCGCCCGCCCGCGTGGCCCACGGCGCTCCCGAGCCCTCCCCCGGCAACGGCGTACTCGTCACCGAACTGTCCGTCCCGCACCGCCCCAAGGGCGCCCCCTACACCGTGAACGACCAGCTCATGGTCGCCACGGCCCTGATGATCGCCCACTGGAACCGGGAACACGGCGCCCGCCCCCGCCCCCTGCGCATCACCATGCCCGTCGACGACCGCCCGCGCGGCACGGACATGCCCATCGGCAACGGCACCCGCCTGGTCGAAGTCCCCTTCGCTCCCGCGGAGTTGACCTCCGTCGACCGCGGTTCCATGCCCGACCTGCTCCGCCGCACCGCCGACCGCACCCGCGCCCTCAAATCCCTTCCGCGCCCCCAACTGGGGCACGGTGCTGCTCTGTTGACCGCGCCCGTGGTCCCCGTCCCCTGGCGCGCGGCCCTGACCCGCGGTCTGCGCAGGGCCGCCGCACCCTGGACGTCGACCACCCTGCTGAGCAACATCGGCCGCATCCCGTACGCCCTGGACTTCGGCGACACGGCGGGCCGGGCCCGCGCGGTGTGGTTCTCGGCGCCCGCGCGGATGCCCCGGGGCCTGACGGTCACCACCGCCTCCACCGCCGGCCGCCTCCATCTGGCCCTGCGCTGGTCGCGCACCCTGCTCAGCCACGGCGACGGCGCCCACCTCCGCGATCTGTTCGAGCAGAGTCTGCACGCCACGCAGGAGCGCCACCCATGA
- a CDS encoding alpha-(1->3)-arabinofuranosyltransferase — protein MTSTVQAPPPAPVRPVGTAEGPPEGPRSRRWLLGFWAVVFVLFLAVHPGRTTFDTKLGVALDPWQFLSDLGQLWHDRGGFGGIQDQYVGYAWPMLPYYGLCKLIHLPVWLAERLWFSLVVSVAFWGALRLAERLRIGTGPARLLAAVAYALWPVFTVVVGSTSAAALPGAFLPWVLLPLTNERHSARVAAFRSALFIPFMGGVNAAATLASLLPVGLYLLSRPRGPRRRKLIGWWVLGVLLATAWWVVPLLMLGIYGENFLPYVETARTTTDTMSAVESLRGAGNWVAYLHFGEAWLPAGWTVASSVLVIVCSALAAGLGLAGLARRDLPERRWLVLTVLAVALITLAGYGGSFGAPFHGVVQDWLNGWLVPFRNIYKFQTGLALALVFGLAHLLGVAAQARGARPVRGRRFAPLIAAVLILPGLAWPYLNGSVLQPGSFQELPRYWHTTADWLKKYSPDSRALVVPATAHGIYTWGSPIDQPLDVLADSRWAQRDYVPFGTPGNRRALDAVEQALMTGGEVPGLADYLSRAGLYYVVVRNDLDPDQIGYVPTTTVKRTLEQSGFQRVTGFGPVMTGGRIADDTPMQVEGLYPRQRAVEIYEPGTDVPRPGQAGLTPVAGTAVVSGGPESLLPLSADPAMRDRAAVLTGDSHPGLGAPEMQVVGDGLRRADTRFGLVNSNTSYTYTRDERNASDSAQDPGRPPHQILPAKGLDRQTVAELRGARSVTASSSGNWLFHLPQYDPVNAFDGNPDTAWAEGAAGSADGQWLRIAFTGSVDLPSSFKVTPLPQGGVRSAATRVRVETEKGSVTSYLQPDGMTQKINVRPGSTSWLKITILDSVERRTGLTGAGFSEIRIPGVQVTRMLRLPTDASGSDAAAEIVSLHRAADPTGLSPTGTEAGLHRRFSTAAAGTYEVKASAVPIAGEGLDRLLYEVAPDQRSRITATAGSTAKLGAGLSARNLTDGDLTTAWIAGDNPTIQLSWPGKQAVGSLVLAPAGGLSSRPTKVSISSPDGAAIAGVDENGWVRFDPITTDRLDITVTETAPVTVHNPVADDDLQLPVGLTEAYIPALDQYRTPQPSSTRTFSLPCGKGPVLAIDGKLYETSARGTVRDLVERRGIELTLCRKGRASAAVDLGSGAHRVEAGDAGPLAVTDVTLTRGTVTEAAAAGRALRIADWLGDRRAVTVEGGAASYLTTYENYNDGWEATLNGRKLTPVRLDGWQQGWRVPAGAGGTVKLSYAPSTTYEAGLIGGGAGVAALVGLALWRRRAPNADEPQPLPPAPGLWLGTVALTLVGVVIAGFFALLVPVLALLAWKRHALLVPIAFLALAGAGIAAATGAGSPVSASEGAFGPVAQLLALIGLFAGLVSIPEPVASGGDGTTHRGAASGGDGTTHRGGVPPGAQAPAEPLRTEPLPRRPRGGSLLGKKPGAKPSEEKPGATGAPGAEAASAPGAGPARTPHAEPAGSPQGEPAAGHTVSARGPGRQEPDPPTARPPLRGPGFRDAAPDDDTGKGDTP, from the coding sequence ATGACGAGCACGGTCCAGGCCCCTCCTCCCGCGCCGGTACGACCTGTAGGGACCGCCGAGGGGCCGCCGGAAGGCCCGCGGTCGCGGCGCTGGCTGCTGGGGTTCTGGGCCGTGGTGTTCGTCCTGTTCCTGGCCGTGCACCCCGGGCGGACGACGTTCGACACCAAGCTGGGTGTCGCCCTCGATCCTTGGCAGTTCCTGTCCGACCTGGGGCAGCTGTGGCACGACCGGGGCGGCTTCGGCGGCATCCAGGACCAGTACGTCGGCTACGCCTGGCCGATGCTGCCGTACTACGGGCTGTGCAAGCTGATCCACCTCCCGGTGTGGCTCGCGGAGCGGCTGTGGTTCTCCCTCGTCGTGTCCGTCGCCTTCTGGGGCGCGCTGCGGCTGGCCGAGCGGCTGCGGATCGGCACCGGCCCGGCACGGCTGCTCGCCGCCGTGGCGTACGCGCTGTGGCCGGTGTTCACGGTCGTCGTCGGCTCGACCTCGGCCGCCGCGCTGCCCGGCGCGTTCCTCCCGTGGGTGCTGCTGCCGCTGACGAACGAGCGGCACAGCGCCCGGGTCGCGGCCTTCCGCTCGGCCCTGTTCATCCCGTTCATGGGCGGCGTCAACGCCGCCGCGACCCTCGCCTCGCTCCTGCCCGTCGGCCTCTACCTGCTGTCCCGCCCGCGCGGACCACGCCGGCGCAAGCTGATCGGCTGGTGGGTCCTCGGCGTGCTCCTGGCGACGGCCTGGTGGGTGGTCCCGCTGCTGATGCTCGGCATCTACGGCGAGAACTTCCTTCCCTACGTGGAGACTGCGCGGACCACGACGGACACCATGTCGGCGGTCGAGTCGCTGCGCGGCGCCGGGAACTGGGTGGCGTATCTGCACTTCGGCGAGGCCTGGCTGCCGGCCGGCTGGACCGTCGCGTCCTCCGTCCTCGTGATCGTCTGCTCGGCGCTCGCGGCCGGCCTCGGTCTCGCCGGGCTCGCCAGACGGGATCTGCCCGAGCGTCGCTGGCTGGTGCTGACCGTGCTGGCGGTCGCGCTCATCACCCTGGCCGGGTACGGCGGTTCGTTCGGCGCGCCCTTCCACGGGGTCGTCCAGGACTGGCTGAACGGCTGGCTCGTCCCCTTCCGCAACATCTACAAGTTCCAGACGGGGCTCGCTCTCGCGCTCGTGTTCGGCCTGGCCCATCTGCTGGGGGTCGCCGCGCAGGCCCGCGGGGCGCGTCCCGTGCGCGGCCGCCGGTTCGCTCCGCTGATCGCCGCCGTGCTGATCCTTCCGGGACTCGCCTGGCCCTACCTCAACGGCTCGGTCCTGCAGCCCGGCTCCTTCCAGGAACTCCCCCGGTACTGGCACACGACGGCCGACTGGCTGAAGAAGTACTCGCCCGACTCCCGGGCGCTCGTCGTCCCGGCCACCGCGCACGGCATCTACACCTGGGGCTCCCCCATCGACCAGCCCCTCGACGTGCTCGCCGACTCCCGCTGGGCCCAGCGTGACTACGTGCCCTTCGGCACCCCCGGCAACCGGCGCGCGCTGGACGCGGTCGAGCAGGCCCTGATGACGGGTGGCGAAGTCCCGGGCCTGGCCGACTACTTGAGCCGGGCCGGGCTCTACTACGTCGTCGTACGCAACGACCTGGACCCCGACCAGATCGGCTATGTACCGACCACGACCGTGAAGCGCACGCTGGAGCAGTCCGGCTTCCAGCGTGTCACCGGCTTCGGCCCGGTCATGACCGGGGGACGGATCGCGGACGACACCCCCATGCAGGTCGAGGGCCTGTATCCGCGCCAGCGCGCCGTGGAGATCTACGAGCCGGGCACGGACGTACCCCGGCCCGGGCAGGCCGGGCTCACCCCCGTCGCGGGCACCGCCGTCGTCTCCGGCGGCCCGGAGTCGCTGCTGCCGCTGTCCGCCGACCCCGCGATGCGCGACCGGGCGGCCGTGCTGACCGGCGACAGCCACCCCGGCCTCGGCGCCCCGGAGATGCAGGTGGTGGGCGACGGGCTGCGCAGGGCGGACACCCGCTTCGGGCTGGTCAACTCCAACACCTCGTACACGTATACGCGTGACGAGCGGAACGCGAGCGACAGCGCCCAGGATCCCGGCAGGCCACCGCACCAGATCCTGCCGGCCAAGGGCCTCGACCGTCAGACGGTGGCCGAACTGCGCGGGGCCCGCTCGGTGACGGCGTCCTCCAGCGGCAACTGGCTGTTCCACCTCCCGCAGTACGACCCGGTGAACGCGTTCGACGGCAACCCGGACACGGCGTGGGCGGAGGGCGCGGCGGGCTCGGCCGACGGGCAGTGGCTGCGGATCGCCTTCACCGGGTCCGTGGACCTGCCGTCGTCGTTCAAGGTGACCCCGCTGCCGCAGGGCGGGGTGCGGTCGGCGGCGACGCGGGTGCGCGTGGAGACGGAGAAGGGTTCCGTCACCAGTTATCTCCAGCCCGACGGCATGACCCAGAAGATCAACGTCCGTCCCGGCTCGACGAGTTGGCTGAAGATCACGATCCTCGACTCGGTGGAGCGGCGGACCGGGCTCACCGGAGCGGGCTTCTCGGAGATCCGGATCCCGGGTGTGCAGGTGACCCGGATGCTCCGGCTCCCCACGGACGCCTCCGGGTCCGACGCCGCGGCCGAGATCGTGTCGCTGCACCGCGCCGCCGACCCCACCGGCCTCTCCCCGACGGGCACGGAGGCGGGCCTGCACCGCCGCTTCTCGACGGCGGCGGCGGGGACGTACGAGGTGAAGGCGAGCGCGGTGCCGATCGCGGGCGAGGGGCTGGACCGGCTGCTGTACGAGGTGGCTCCGGACCAGCGGAGCCGGATCACCGCGACGGCCGGCTCGACGGCGAAGCTCGGCGCCGGCCTGTCGGCGCGCAATCTCACCGACGGGGATCTGACCACCGCGTGGATCGCCGGGGACAACCCGACGATCCAGCTGAGCTGGCCGGGCAAGCAAGCGGTCGGCTCCCTCGTCCTCGCCCCGGCGGGCGGGCTCTCGTCCCGTCCGACGAAGGTGTCGATCAGCTCCCCGGACGGGGCGGCGATCGCCGGGGTCGACGAGAACGGCTGGGTCCGCTTCGACCCGATCACCACCGATCGGCTGGACATCACCGTCACGGAGACGGCCCCCGTCACGGTGCACAACCCGGTCGCGGACGACGACCTGCAACTCCCCGTGGGCCTCACGGAGGCGTACATCCCGGCCCTCGACCAGTACCGGACGCCGCAGCCGTCGAGCACCCGGACGTTCTCGCTGCCGTGTGGGAAGGGGCCGGTGCTCGCGATCGACGGCAAGCTGTACGAGACGAGCGCGAGGGGGACCGTACGGGATCTGGTCGAGCGCCGGGGCATCGAGCTGACGCTCTGCCGGAAGGGGCGTGCGAGCGCGGCGGTGGACCTCGGCTCGGGAGCGCACCGGGTCGAGGCCGGGGACGCGGGGCCGCTGGCGGTGACGGACGTGACGCTGACCCGTGGGACGGTCACCGAGGCCGCGGCCGCCGGGCGGGCGCTGCGGATCGCCGACTGGCTGGGCGACCGCCGCGCGGTGACGGTCGAGGGGGGCGCGGCCTCGTACCTGACGACGTACGAGAACTACAACGACGGCTGGGAAGCCACCCTGAACGGCAGGAAACTCACGCCGGTACGGCTCGACGGCTGGCAGCAGGGCTGGCGCGTCCCGGCCGGCGCGGGCGGCACGGTCAAGCTGTCGTACGCGCCCTCGACGACGTACGAGGCCGGGCTGATCGGCGGCGGGGCCGGTGTGGCGGCCCTCGTGGGCCTCGCCCTGTGGCGGCGCCGCGCCCCCAACGCCGACGAGCCGCAGCCGCTGCCGCCGGCGCCCGGCCTCTGGCTCGGCACGGTGGCGCTGACGCTGGTCGGCGTCGTGATCGCCGGGTTCTTCGCCCTGCTGGTGCCGGTGCTGGCGCTGCTGGCGTGGAAACGGCACGCGCTGCTCGTACCGATCGCGTTCCTGGCGCTCGCGGGGGCGGGGATCGCGGCGGCGACGGGGGCCGGGTCGCCGGTGTCGGCGAGCGAGGGCGCGTTCGGTCCGGTGGCTCAACTGCTCGCGCTGATCGGGCTGTTCGCCGGTCTGGTGAGCATCCCGGAGCCGGTTGCCTCCGGCGGTGACGGGACGACGCACCGGGGCGCTGCCTCCGGCGGTGACGGGACGACGCACCGGGGCGGAGTACCGCCCGGGGCGCAGGCCCCGGCGGAGCCGTTGCGGACGGAGCCGTTGCCGCGGCGGCCTCGCGGCGGGAGCCTCCTGGGCAAGAAGCCGGGGGCGAAGCCCAGCGAGGAGAAGCCGGGGGCCACGGGCGCACCGGGCGCCGAGGCCGCAAGCGCACCGGGCGCCGGGCCCGCAAGGACACCGCATGCCGAGCCCGCGGGCTCGCCGCAGGGTGAGCCCGCGGCCGGCCACACCGTCTCCGCGCGCGGTCCCGGCCGCCAGGAGCCCGATCCGCCGACGGCACGTCCGCCGCTGCGCGGGCCGGGGTTCAGGGACGCCGCGCCGGACGACGACACGGGGAAGGGAGATACCCCATGA
- a CDS encoding class I SAM-dependent methyltransferase, translating to MKDPSIRRSLALFRAFRHEQEDPEACYSLLARDAADQVEAYGGPVKARTVVDVGGGGGYFTEEFRRRGAGAYLFEPDVGELGPKPPAGSVVADGYLLPLADAVADVCFSSNVLEHVADPQTFLSEMVRVTRPGGLIYVSFTNWLSPWGGHEWAPWHYLGAERARARYRRRTGRPAKHTLGENLFAVHIGPTLRQVRARDDVTVVSARSRYWPFLAEAVAKAPGLREFATWNLLLILRRCPP from the coding sequence ATGAAGGATCCCTCGATACGCCGCTCCCTCGCCCTCTTCCGTGCCTTCCGGCACGAGCAGGAGGACCCCGAGGCCTGCTACTCCCTGCTCGCCCGGGACGCCGCCGACCAGGTGGAGGCGTACGGCGGCCCGGTGAAGGCCCGTACCGTCGTCGACGTCGGCGGCGGGGGCGGCTACTTCACCGAGGAGTTCCGGCGGCGCGGGGCCGGCGCCTACCTCTTCGAGCCGGACGTAGGGGAGCTCGGCCCGAAGCCCCCCGCCGGGTCCGTCGTCGCGGACGGATATCTGCTCCCCCTCGCGGACGCGGTCGCCGACGTCTGCTTCTCCTCCAACGTTCTCGAACACGTGGCCGATCCGCAGACCTTCCTCAGCGAGATGGTGCGGGTGACCCGGCCCGGCGGGCTGATCTACGTGTCGTTCACCAACTGGCTGTCCCCGTGGGGCGGTCACGAGTGGGCGCCATGGCACTACCTGGGCGCCGAGCGGGCCCGCGCCCGCTACCGCCGGCGCACCGGACGGCCCGCCAAGCACACCCTCGGCGAGAACCTCTTCGCCGTGCACATCGGACCCACCCTGCGGCAGGTGCGCGCCCGCGACGACGTCACGGTCGTCTCGGCGCGCTCCCGCTACTGGCCGTTCCTCGCGGAAGCCGTCGCGAAGGCGCCGGGGCTGCGCGAGTTCGCCACCTGGAACCTCCTCCTCATCCTCCGGCGGTGTCCACCATGA
- a CDS encoding glycosyltransferase family 4 protein: MPQHVPSSLRDAFPPAAQYPPDPPALPPQPRRIVFLAHRDLGNPAAGGSELLVDRLADGLTRLGHQVTLLCGGPASPGLPAPPPGSRPRSNGDPHERGGTPRHDYRVVSAGGDLGHYLRARSAFHRRVGACDLLVEVCNGMPYLAPLWHRGPTLCLVNHVHTDLWRMRFGGPLAPAARLGRRLEHWALAGAQRRNLLVAVSPSTAHALRAIGVERERIRVVHNGVEEPGPRAPRSPEPLFVAMGRLVEYKRIDLLLRLWERVRPVTGGRLVIVGDGPERARLEQLAGPGVEFAGHVSEAEKHRLLCAAWLLLHPSAVEGWGLVVTEAAARETPAIAFDVPGLRDSVADGETGVLARGESSFAAAWCALALSSHRRELMGKAARDRAAQYRWKHTVRQFRAVAAEAVRGRTP, encoded by the coding sequence ATGCCCCAGCACGTGCCGTCCTCACTGCGCGACGCCTTCCCGCCTGCCGCGCAGTACCCTCCGGACCCTCCGGCGCTCCCCCCACAGCCGCGCCGTATCGTCTTCCTCGCCCATCGCGATCTCGGCAATCCCGCGGCGGGCGGCTCCGAACTGCTCGTCGACCGGCTCGCCGACGGACTGACCCGCCTCGGACATCAGGTCACCCTGCTGTGCGGCGGACCGGCCTCCCCGGGGCTCCCGGCTCCTCCCCCGGGCTCTCGGCCTCGCTCGAACGGGGACCCCCATGAGCGGGGAGGTACCCCCCGGCACGACTACCGCGTCGTCTCGGCGGGCGGCGACCTCGGCCATTACCTGCGCGCCCGGTCCGCCTTCCACCGCCGGGTCGGCGCCTGCGACCTGCTCGTCGAGGTGTGCAACGGCATGCCGTACCTGGCTCCGCTGTGGCATCGCGGGCCGACCCTGTGCCTGGTCAACCACGTCCACACGGACCTGTGGCGGATGCGGTTCGGCGGGCCCCTGGCGCCGGCCGCGCGGCTGGGCCGAAGACTCGAACACTGGGCACTGGCCGGTGCGCAGCGCCGGAACCTGCTGGTCGCCGTCTCGCCGTCGACGGCACACGCGTTGCGCGCGATCGGCGTCGAGCGCGAGCGCATCCGGGTCGTGCACAACGGGGTCGAGGAACCGGGGCCGCGCGCGCCGCGTTCGCCCGAGCCGCTGTTCGTGGCGATGGGACGGCTCGTCGAGTACAAGCGGATCGATCTGCTGCTGCGGCTGTGGGAGCGGGTACGGCCGGTCACCGGCGGCCGCCTGGTGATCGTGGGCGACGGACCCGAACGGGCGCGCCTGGAGCAGCTCGCGGGGCCCGGCGTGGAGTTCGCCGGGCATGTCTCCGAGGCCGAGAAGCACCGGCTGCTGTGCGCGGCCTGGCTCCTGCTGCACCCCTCGGCGGTCGAGGGCTGGGGCCTGGTGGTGACCGAGGCCGCCGCCCGTGAGACCCCGGCGATCGCCTTCGACGTACCCGGTCTCAGGGACTCCGTGGCCGACGGCGAGACGGGAGTGCTGGCCCGCGGCGAGTCGTCCTTCGCGGCGGCCTGGTGCGCCCTCGCGCTCTCCTCCCACCGCCGTGAACTGATGGGCAAGGCGGCCCGCGACCGCGCCGCCCAGTACCGCTGGAAGCACACGGTCCGCCAGTTCAGAGCGGTGGCGGCGGAGGCGGTGAGGGGCCGGACCCCATGA